The genomic window aacagggaaacaACTTAAATTTTCCTATTAACTATGTCTGGATTCAACTCATCTAACTACTctaatacaacaacaacaaaattaagatACAAATCCGCCTTACAGAGTGCTAGCAACATAAGATAACAGATTGCATGTAGCTACTTGATAACTAGGCTCTAGTGCCATGATAGAGAAGGTTTTCCACGTGTCTTTTATTAGAAAGCAGATCCTGCAtaagaaaataacttctgaattGTTACTTCTATTTTTTTGATTGCTATTTATAATTTAATCTCTAGTGGATTTGCAGACCAGTTACCCTCAATCAATTTTAAACACCTATCCTGAGAAAcacagctttaaaagcaaaagctatAAAACAACCTGGTTCTAAAGCATCATGAAAAACACAGGGAATAGCTTTGCTTCTTTTcacttcagtttggttttttgatgGGCACAGCTGGTGAAAGGCATTTTGATGCAGAATAACTTAGTTTTCAGCTGCTCATTAAAAAGCCTGTTGGACCCTTGAACCAGCTACTGTGATTTTAGAACCTCAGAGTATTAGGATCTTCAATTCAGACCTTTAGATAttgaacaaacaaaaatgaagagcacTCCATTGTAGTTTGGTTGCAATGCTGTTTTCAACACACGTACCTTACGTGGAGGGTAAACATGCTCTGATCCGTTAGGCTGATACACTGTAGGTTCTTAACCACTGCATCTTTTCAGAGTCTTTACTTGCCAAgttcaagcaaacaaacaaacaaaacccaaatccaaACCACCTTTGCATTTTGCTCATCATTGAGCAACCAGAAGTTAAAAACATCACCCATTCTGCGTCAAGCCTGTGAGGTCAGGAAGGGAAACAGCCTCCCAGTGAAAGCTTGTCTTCAAAGTCATGCCAGGAGTGGATAGGTAACGGAGGAAGATTTAGTTTCACATGGGTGACTGCTCATGTTGGGAATAGATAGCCAGAAAAATTCATCACTAGTACGCAGCAAAGCCAGTAGAAAAGACAATGGGAATTACACTAAGCAGTTTTACTGACACAAGTGCTGATGTCTTCAGCGTTGCAGGAGCAGAGGTGATTTTCCCTTGTTTTCCATATTGTCAGCAGCCATTGCAGCCTCACAACTCGCTCCCCTGATGTCACATGTAACACAGCCCTTTAAAAAGGAACAAGAACGTAGTaatttaaattctcctttttatGAGTATATTTCAAAGAGTCAAATCCTGATAGCATGATACGTTGCAATCCCTTGAAACGTCTTGCCAATGGGCTGAAATCTCTCTAAAAGCAAAGATCACACAGGTATAATTTTCAGAAGCAGGTACTTGCACCTCCAACTTATCTTGTCTCGAAAATGAATTCTTCGGTTAGTGGAACATACACTTTTAGCTTTGAGATAAAAAGGTACGTGCCTTCCTTGAACTTGAAGGCCTAATCTTTCAGCTTTATAAGCAAGCTGCTCATTAAGGATTTGGACTGCAGGCTGAACAGCAACAATACCGACCaacaaaaaaaggctgaaatgccCGAGTGTATTGACAGAccagatttttctccttcttgaGAAATGCTGTGATATTGAAATAAAGTATTAAAATAGAAACCCTGTCTTTCTTTCTACTGTCAGAAGCCTGGTTGCATTTGCAAAATGATAATTTTTATTGGAAACATGACCTACTGCTTAGGAACCTTAGATAGTTTCAGCACCTTAGATATCAAGTATTTATATTTGCACACCAATACATCTCACAACATTTGAGATGTAAACATTCAACAGAATTTTCTGCAAGACCACTGGACTTCATTTTGCTATCTGAATCAAACACACAGTCCTAACCACATAGGGGACATAAGATTTTTATCAACAAGGTATTAGGAAAACAAAGGCTAATTTTCTGGTCTTGTTCCAGAGCCAAGGACACAGATTTCTCAATTTTTCTGCTCTAAGAGTAAATACCACAGCTTATGATGCCATATTTGAAAATCCCAGCACATAGAGCATACAGTCCTATAACAGACATTAGATTTTTCTGCTGCATGAGTACATGAATACAGCCCACAGCCTTGGAATTTTCTGTACAACTCATTGCTGGAACACTAGATTTTTGTGGGCCTAGTTCTGCCTCACTCTTTTCTCCTCCAGAGTATCTGGGAACACTTTAAACTGATTAAGACATTCTCTAACACATATgaatataaatcagaagtagttTATTAGAGTGCCCAAGAGTTATACACCAGATAAAATAATCTGGCATAAGATACCAAAAGTCTTAAAGAATTAATCCACCTACAAAAAGCCAGCTATTTTGTGTTTCTTACTATATGCCTGAACCTCTTCTGTGATGATGAGCGTTTTTCAGTTTGCTGAACACGCACTTGCTCTAATCTTCACTAATGTCCCAGTGTTATATACTATTCAATCATAGCAACCATCAACTTcataagaaaaagagcaaaagaccTAACACCAACAGAAAAAACATCACTAGATGTGGACTCTTCTGTGACGGCATGACACTACTCCCATTCACCCAACAGTGTGACTGAAGGAACTTAGCTACAGGTGGTTCCTACATTTACAAGTAATAGCCTTGTTACAATACAAGTTGAGTGACCCCAACACTAAAAGACTGCATTGGTTAGAAATGGCACTGCCCTGGGCTAGCCAAGGCATGAATGAACTGCTGATTCCTTTCACAACTGCTTACCTGGGTGCTGATTTGCTGTGGTACAGTCTGGGTCCGGATCCATGTATGCACCTCTGCAAGCTCCTTCTTTTGCCCATCTGTAAACCaaggctgctgcttttgcatGACTGCCAGCTTCTCCAGATCCTCCTTTAAAACTTCCTCTTTAATTCTGCAAGTAACAGACATCTGTGAACACAGCTGTACTAAATGAAGCAAGGCAGGCACTCATTACAATCACCCTGGAAAAGTCTCTTCACCAGAATCTATAGCTGAAGTCTAGACAGCATCAGCAATTGACAAGCAACTATACTTTGTTATACCTTACTTGCTTTGTATGGCTTCTTTCAACACTGGtctgtcagggtttttttttgtttgttttttttttgttggggtttttcaggTGTtcggtgtggggttttttttttgttttattgttttgtgtatttttttaatgtggaatcTCATTACAAATCATATATAAGCTAATTGCAAGCAACTTCAAATAACACCTAAGTATTTTTACCCCTTTGTGCATTCAAAGTACAGGATAATAAGCAATCCCCTGTAACACTTCAGCAAAAAGGTTACATGTTACCATATTTCAACTGATAGtggaaatagggaaaaaatagaCTAAAGGAAATAACCAGGGCTTAAAATGCACAAACACTAGTTTAATACACCTTCTTGGCATTTTATTGGCATGTGCGCTCTTTCTATGGTCTCATTTTTAATTCTACAGCTCTATACATAATTCCAAACTACATGTCAGAAACTGTTGATGTTTTCCAACCTGTTTGGCATTTGGTAAGTCATTAGAACTCGCTCAGGTGTGTGATCCATCATCACCCAGGCTGACTCATGTTTGGATTTATGAGCCgtccctttttcttctgcttcctgatTCTTCTCTTCTTTGGAAGCTTCAGAAGAATCATTACTGGCAAAATACTTGCTGCTTTTCCCACTGTCTGCTGAGAAttaccatgaaaaaaaatgaatgcagatGCCTGAGAAATCCTAGTAATTCAgcacaaaaaagtaaaagaacACCAGTGTATTCTTGTGAGCTAGTTCTGTAATACAAACACAGGTACTCCCAGATGACTGCTCTAGCAAGTGATTAGTACCTACTGAAAATTCAAAGATAAAGTGCATTCTGTTAAGTTTCTTAAGACCTCCAAAGCTCTTTTCACTCTTCTCCAAATTAATTGGCTCaacttctctgcttctgtttcaaGAGGTCCTGCTCTAGGCAGATTTACCTTTACTCAAATAAGATGCAAGCCAGTATCTAATGCAGAGAAAAGTGATAATGAGCAAAATGAAAGAGTCACAGGTTATAGGAACAGCTTCTTAGATTCCCATTTCCAACTACAGCGACTGAAACAAACGTGGCTTCAAACGCTGAAAGCTGGTGAAAAGTAAAGACTACAGATCCTCTTACTAGGATTTCCCATTCCCATTACAGTATCTTGTTATGAATTACCAACATGTTTGCAAGCCATCTAGCACATCCAAAACATCCAAATCTCAAAATTCCCTACCTGTGCCACAACCAGAAGTCTCATTGGAGCCAGAGCCTAAAGAAAGAGATAAAGCTGATCCACTGCCTGATGCTGCCGAACCTGTACCCGACTGGGAGTCCTCGTACCGTGAGTGGTCAGTAAATTCACTAGAAGCACAATGGCTAGCACTGTTACCACTGTCTTCTGGATTGTTGTCCTggagacaaaaatcaaaacaaacacatCCATGGAAGTTACATTTAAGTTTGAAAAAGGAAGTTCATGCATTTACTGAATTTGACACATGTTGACTAAGTTCTCGTATCAATTCAATAGGTTTGGCGTTTCTAGCTCTGAAAATGAATGGCGGTCTAGAACTCAGGATAACACTCTTCATGCGTGAAAGCAACAAGCATCTGGACTCTAGTTTACTGGTTTCTGCTGTAGATCCTTCCCCATTGGGTCAAGATATTGTACTGTTGCATTAAGTTAATATTTTCTGCTGACAAGAGAGCAGGAGTCAGTTCCCTTCATGTCCTGTTAGATGGCATGAAGCAGCCACACACATCAAGCAATGGTGCACTACAGGGAAAATGAGAGAGTCTTCCCCTGATTCACTGTGTGAAGCTCACCGCTTCAGCAGCTACAGGTACACCAACTCCCCTTTCAGGACCCTACCCTGCAGTTTCAGCTGATCCAGCCTTTCCAGCCCAATCTGGATTCAGGAGCCAACATATTTTTCCTTGCCTGCAGAGCTCAGATTCCTGCCTCTGAGTTTACCGCGGAAGTTGGAGAGGCCTTTTCTATGCCCATGTATGGAAACCGACCCACACGGATCCCTGTTCTTCGTTCATTAGCTGCATCCCTGGGAGACAGAGGGAGTAATTAGAAGCGTATCTTCCCTTTGTTTTGGTTCTCCACAGAGACTGTGGGACTGGGTGAAAAAGGATGCGAATTGCGCAGCACTAACCAAGTTCCACATGCataaaagccccaaacccaaaatTCCGGCCGACAATTTAATTGAAAAGGCTGCTGCCAAAAGGCTGAGCAGAAGTGGCTTGTGGCAACCTAGACCAGATGTCACATTTCTGTCATTTGCTAAGTGCCAACACTGTACTGTTACAAGTTCCACGGGTGCAAGTATAAACAGCTTTCTCCACCTCCTGTGCTATTTGTGCCCTGCAGTCTACATCGCACAGCCACTGGAAAAAGCAGCTAACAAAATCTGGTGACCCTGAAACACAGATCATCATCACTGGTTTTGGTGACTGAACACCATGCAAGTCAGAGCTTCTCCTTTACATTAAAAATTCATATTACTTACACATTTAGCTTCTGCATGTGCCTTAACATCAGTACTAATGGAAAGCTCCATAGGTTTTGGCAGCTCTTCTTGAAGCAAGTTCAGCTGAAGTGGGGAGCTGCTCCGTGAGCTACTCAGCAGTAGGGCCTGGTCACGCTGGCCCTCTTGCTGGTCCTCCATGGATGTGGCAGAAGAAGCTGGAAAGGGCTGATCCACAGAGCCCGGTGCTATTTGTgatggagcaggagcaggggccgGAGGTAGTGTAGTGCATGGATATGAGGAGGGGGAATAAACATACTGAGGGCTAGGAAGAAAGACATATTGAGGCATCTGAGCGTACGTGGGGAAATTCTGGAAAAATACAGCCATAAACGTGCCTATGTTTGGGGGATAAAGTGCTGAGCATGACTGTGCTTCGTAGCATAGTTGTGCCGATGACATGGACTCAGGTTTTAATGAGTGAAGGGCAACCTCCCCTCCTACAGAAGAGGCTGGAAAACTAGATAGTGGATGCGAATAGACAGGAAATCCCACAGGAGGAAGGACATTCGTACTGGATGAGCTCAGATAGGAGGCTTCTGAGGGAGAGAATGACTGTTTCTGAATTGTTCTCTTCCCACATGGAAgactatttctatttttactaGAAAAGTGGCTATCTGAGGACTGTATTTGAGGTTTCTGGCGCTTGAATTTtccatgtttgctttttttccagctagCTGGGCTCATCTGCTTTGAAGGGGAATCTcctaaggaggaagaaaaatagacACATTCACTGAAATGACAGACCTGGGGCGGGGGcagtgggaaagaaagaaaaagacaaaagagaacaTCCAGATAATTGAGTGTGGCTTATTTGGAGAGCTGACTTTCTTCTAGATAATTCTTTTGTACACTACAGTGATGGATTTGCTGACATATCtacaatattttcctttgtgtcaTCAATTTTCTTATCAATTATATTGGCTTATCCCAACCAGGTCTTTTACATTCCTTCAAGGGGAGGCAATAAACTACCTGGGATTTGCAGGTTTGACTGCAATAATTATATGCTTTGTGAAAAATCTAAGATAGCAACATCCAAGATGGAGCAGACCTTCTGTGTGGGTAATGCTGTTGTCAAGCCTTGGCAGTTCAAAGGAAGCATTCTGTTTGCAGCCAGCATAAGATACTCGCTAAATCATGCGAAGGAGAACCACTGCTAGGTTGGTCTTTGTAagtcattgtcctggtttcagctgggatagagttaattgtcttcctagtagctggtatagtgctatgtttttgagctaggtatgagaagaatgttgataacaccgacgttttcagttgttgctaagtaatgtttagactaaagtcaaggattttttagcttctgttgcccagccagcaagcaggctggagcggcacaagaagttgggaggggacacagacaggacagctgacccaaagtggccaacggggtactccatgccatgtgacgtcacgtctagtataggaactggggggagtcagggcagggggatcgccacttggggactaattaggtgtcgatcagtgggtggtgagcagttgcactgcgcatcatttatatattccaacccttttattattactgttgtcattttattagtgttatcattatcattattagtttcttcttttctgttctattaaactgttcttatctcaacccataagttttacttcttttaccaattttctcccccatcccactaggtgtggagtggaagtgagtgagcagctgcgtggtgcttagttgctggctagggttaaaccacaacagtcatcTACTAAGTCTTTATTTCTCAAGGCTGCTGCCTACCTTGGCCACAGGAATGTCCGTTGTTACTTCTGCTCCCCTGTTGAAGGTAAGTCCTAAATGGAGAGAGCAAGATCCTCTGGCGGAACTTGTCAACGTAGTTCTGCTCCTCCTTTTGAGTGTGAGCTGACAATGTCTCTTTCGTTAGGCCAATTGGCTTTAAGTCCTCAGGCACCATAGTGAGACTCTGAGCATTCACAGGAGGCAGCTCAATTTGTTCACTTCCAACAGTAGTATCTTCCATTGTAGTCACTTCTTtgaagaggggagaaaataaatcaCTTATTCTTTGCTCTGGACTTCTGGTGTCAACTCCCACAACACACAGAAGGTTACACAGAAAACAATCTCATCTGAGCTACTGAGCAGATacaggctgcagaagcagcagggagaaaacaCCCTTTACACTCAAATATAGTCACACTAACATCAACTGAGTAAATTACTTTGCATGGTCTAGAAAACTTCAAATTCACTTTCAAGTTACAGAGGCActtctttcttcatattttcttagTACAATAGCAGTTAAATACTCATTTTTATGCTTCTTTCTGCATTAAAATGAAGTAACACTGGCCCACTAGTCATTTTTATTATAATCCTCAATGGCCAAAAGCACATTGCTGTGTTCAAGACATATGTGATGAAGTTAAAGGGGAAAGGAAATAGTGCACTCTGATAAAACTAGGTTttgttaaaatactgtaaaaatttcCAGGCTcaagttttcttcacagtatcCCTAGAAGTACCTTAATTGTATTTCAGAGTTCATATTCATGCAAACATATCTTAAATGGACAAAACTTTCTCATGGTCTACTTCAGTTTGAAAACATTGtgtaaatttaaaaatcagtgagTCAAGTCAGTGTTTTGCAAGTGCAAACAGTACCTGATTCAGGGTGTGGGACATGCACTATAGTGCTGCTGTAACTGCACTGGCTGGTGACAGACACCACACTTGGAGCCTTGTTGGACAAGGTCAGGTCTGCCAGAGGAGCTCCCACCATGCCTGTAGTTCTCTGATCTTTCAGCGTCTCTCCCGGAACAGCAGATATCGGAGTTTCGGAATTAACTGCTGAAAGCATAGCAGTATCTTTTGGTAAATGACAACATTTCTATGTGGAATTTCATTCCAAGCACTACAGTCCCAATTCATCACATCTGActggttcagaaaaaaacagtaactATGCAGACTACTAAAGACAGTCTTTTATACAAATAAATGTAACATTCTTATGCCAGTGCCATGTCAGCACATACTAAACACGGCATAAAATGAGTGAGCAAGAGAAGATACATCTAGCAACAACAAACAATAGTTCTTTTGACGCATTCTACATTCAAAGACTTAATATTGTAGGTTATGCTTAATTGTGAGGTCTAGACAAAGTAAGCAATTATTTACCACATAACCAAAATATATGTGCTGTTAGCATGACAACACTTTAAAAAGTAGGCATAAACCTTAGAATGTACAACAGtggcatataaaaaaaaaaaaaaaatcacttgttgAGGTCCTAATTATGATTGCCAGTATACTTTGTGTTACCTTCCAATGCCTTGACTTCCTGCTGACTTTGCTGGCCTTGCTTGTCATCTTCTGAAGATGACGATGATGTATTTGCAGATTTACACTTCCTTTTCAGTGCTGGAATACTGCAGCTCTCTAGatatctgaaataaaagcatatcACAGGAAGCTCTCCCCACTTtgcattttttctccatttggagAGACAAACATTTGAGCAATCCAAACTGGAGATCCAAAGGTTGTTAACTAGTATTTCAAATTcaccgcaggaagctctggaCATATATCTGCTTTCCAaggagtattttaaataaaaacctatcaattactcttaaaaaaaaaaggaaaaaaagaaaaaagatgatgttATCCACTTGGttaaaaaatactgacattttatAAATTATATCAACTTTCTGTTTTATATGGATGTTCTCAAAGCGTATATTGAGAAGACATTGACATATTAGGCCCATCGAAATTCAAACTGCTATTGCACCAAGGGTGAAACTAGCAGTAGACAAATGTCAATAGCTGCAAACAGAATCTTAGGCCCTAAGTTCTTCATTACTGTGTAATTGTGATTGACTGAGCATTGGGATGGATTCCCCAGAAAGGCAGAAAACTTTACAAACAATCCCAAATTTATCTCACAACTCAAAACCCAGATAGCTTAGACCAATGCAAACTGCTTGGATATTTACCTTCCACCAATTAATCTTAAACTTGTGTAACTAAAATCGCTTCATAGTTTATTACCTGATAATACTATCAACACAATTGATCTGCTGATAGGAAGGAACACGTGGAGCCTTCTTTGAATCATCATAAAACGCGTTGCCTGGTTCTTCTGTGCTATCACTTCTCAATGtctgaagaaaacaggaagcaGAGTCCCCCTTCCctagaaaagcagaaatcctCAAAGACTCCTCTCAAAGTCATCTAAACACTACCCCCaccaagacacacacaaacatatgtgtgtgtatatacatatatatgacaCAAGGATATACGGCTTATGACAGCACAGCTCTCATCACTAAGTTATTCTGCATTTTCATCTTAAGTCACATGTTTTGAGGCAAGGGAGGTAGAAGGGGAAAGAatgcctaaaaagaaaaaaaccccatacaacaCCTTAAACATCCACTCAGAACAACTAGTAAACACCAAGAAaacagcatagaaaaaaaataatattgtatttAAATTGTAAACAAAGCTGCAATCAATATTACTCTTCTCTCAATTTATACATCACAGAATCCAACCTGTTATTTAACAGTAATTTACAGCTTTGCATAGCATAGATACACTGGTCAGAGAAGTATCGACATTCACAGTGCTGTCTTCTTATCAACAAGACTAGGAGTTAATTATCATTTTCCTAGGCAGTATCACCGTGCAAAATGTTTTAATACAGATTCCTGTACTTGAGGAAGCATCCAGGTTTCTCCATATATTTGTGCTAGGTAGTAACTGCAAATAATGTGCGTTAGCATACTATTAAGCGCTCACTAACTAAACCACTACTTCAGTGGGAAGTGGGGCAGTGTTTTCCAACCTATGGATTGTTTCTGAGAGTCCACATAAAGTAACTAAGGGAAGCTTCCACAGTAGATTTATACTTGCTACAAGCAAGTCCGCATTTTCactagaaaatgttaaaataaaagtcTAATAACCTCGGAAGAGACAGATATGTTCCTCCATATCTCAGGGAGCAGTTAAAAAGTTAATGGatctgctgaggtttttttgggggtaggtttagggtttttttggttggttggtttttgattgtttaaaaaacaaaacaaaaccaaaccaaaacacttccCACATTTAAGCCACGCTAAAATGCTATCTTAGAGTTCTTCAGCATAACACCAGCTAGCCAAACTCAGGGCTATAGACCTACTGGAGTTCATGTTACCTTAAGGATCATAATTACATTAACTTACCTCCTAGCACTTCTGAGCTCACAGCCTGTTCATTTCCATTCTGTGGCTTACTCCTTGATGCAATATACAGCTGCTGTCCCAGATTCTTTATTCGGTTGACATCTGCACAAACTTGTTGCAAGGTCATCTTGAGATACGTGAAAATGTGAAgtcagaataaaattaataaagagAGGCCATAGGAGACCATTAAGATGGGCTTGGGTCCTTGTATTCTCCAAGCTGAAAGGGAGTAGACTGCCAGCCTAAGCCTGGTATCTATTGGTATTTGTGAATTTAATGAATCTCATTATCATGGTTGATTTAATTAAATTAACTACGATAAAGC from Accipiter gentilis chromosome 1, bAccGen1.1, whole genome shotgun sequence includes these protein-coding regions:
- the PER3 gene encoding period circadian protein homolog 3 isoform X1; translated protein: MDVGRRRGGGSERGGRWSPAAAAGAAGEREEALGPPGPGRQAAERRGDAGLPCALCTGTGSSEKRLNGPHSDRTDFCSREPNGRSAGSCVRQSKVNSEQLKWSQSHRDLMMMIQEIKRCLPEEKRSSSKPSTISALNYALQCVQQVQANNDFFQALNDRRVFQTDVMTYSIEELVAIASEHTPKNTDTFVAVFSLLSGRILHISEQAASILHCKKKVLDSCRFVELLVPQDVSVFYTHTDQSHLPLWNMEGQTASLYEYAQVKSFFCRIRGGKDQEMRCYPFRITPYLVHVCTSVHADAEFCCLALAEKIHSGYEAPRIPMDKRIFTTTHTPGCVFLDIDDRAVPLLGYLPQDLIGTSILMYLHPEDRPLMIAIHRKILKFAGQPPFEHLPIRFCTQNGDYVILDTSWSSFVNPWSRKVVFIIGRHKVRTSPLNEDVFAARRKETSSVEKEIRELQGQIYKLLLQPVHSNVSSGYGSLGSSGSYEHYISIASSSDSNGNCAEEIQEPMTLQQVCADVNRIKNLGQQLYIASRSKPQNGNEQAVSSEVLGGKGDSASCFLQTLRSDSTEEPGNAFYDDSKKAPRVPSYQQINCVDSIIRYLESCSIPALKRKCKSANTSSSSSEDDKQGQQSQQEVKALEAVNSETPISAVPGETLKDQRTTGMVGAPLADLTLSNKAPSVVSVTSQCSYSSTIVHVPHPESEVTTMEDTTVGSEQIELPPVNAQSLTMVPEDLKPIGLTKETLSAHTQKEEQNYVDKFRQRILLSPFRTYLQQGSRSNNGHSCGQGDSPSKQMSPASWKKSKHGKFKRQKPQIQSSDSHFSSKNRNSLPCGKRTIQKQSFSPSEASYLSSSSTNVLPPVGFPVYSHPLSSFPASSVGGEVALHSLKPESMSSAQLCYEAQSCSALYPPNIGTFMAVFFQNFPTYAQMPQYVFLPSPQYVYSPSSYPCTTLPPAPAPAPSQIAPGSVDQPFPASSATSMEDQQEGQRDQALLLSSSRSSSPLQLNLLQEELPKPMELSISTDVKAHAEAKCDNNPEDSGNSASHCASSEFTDHSRYEDSQSGTGSAASGSGSALSLSLGSGSNETSGCGTADSGKSSKYFASNDSSEASKEEKNQEAEEKGTAHKSKHESAWVMMDHTPERVLMTYQMPNRIKEEVLKEDLEKLAVMQKQQPWFTDGQKKELAEVHTWIRTQTVPQQISTQGCVTCDIRGASCEAAMAADNMENKGKSPLLLQR